In Actinoplanes octamycinicus, the genomic window TTTTCGTACGCCGAAGTTCCGAGCGGAGGATCTGATGAAAGTACGTCGCCACCGCCATCTCGTCTGCCGGTGGGAGGAGGACGGACTGCTGGTCGGGGTGCCCGATCAGCGGCGCTGGGTCAAGGCGACCCCCGGCCTGCGCGCCCTGCTCGACGCCGCGGACCAGTGGATCGACGTGGACGACCTGGTCGAGGGCCTCGGCGAGTCGCCCGGGGTCCGCGACGCGGTGGACGCGCTGCGGAAGATGAACCTGCTGACCGACGACGACACCGACACCGGCGACGGGTCCGACGAGCTGCGGGCGCCGTGGGGCTGGTGGGGGATGACCGCGCAGCGGTTCCACACCGACGCGCGGGACGCCAACTACCTGGTCAACTCGCCGCACCGGGACGAGACCGCGGCCGCGATCGCCGCCGACGGCAACGGGCCGCCGGCCTTCAAGGACTATCCGGACCGCCCGGTGGTGATGCTGCCGCGCCGGCCGCTGCCGCTGCACGCCCCGGTGGACGAGGTGTTCGCCGCCCGGCGCACGCACCGCTGCTTCACCGCCGAGCCGGTCACCCTGGACCAGCTCTCGACGGTGCTGTTCTACACGTTCGCGCCGCAGCGGTTCCTGGACGGCGGCCTGTTCGGCGTGCTGCAGGGCCGGGTGTCGGCCTCGGCGGGCGCCCGGCACGAGGCCGAGTGCTACGTCGTGGTCTTCAACGTCGTCGGCGTCACGCCTGGGCTCTACCACTACTCGACCCGGCAGCACGCGCTGGAGCTGCTCCGGGCCGACGTCACCCGGGACGAGCTGGCCGAGCTGACCTACCACCAGGGCCCGTCGTACGAGGGCGCCTTCACCTGCCTGACCACCGCGGTGGCCAACCGGCTGGCCTGGAAGTACCGGCATCCCCGGGCGTACCGGCTGTGGATGTACGACGCCGGCCACTACGCGCAGACCTTCGCACTGACCTGCACCGCGCTCGGCCTCGGCCCGTTCCAGACGGTGGCCTTCGCCGACACCGAGCTGGAGACCTTCCTGGGCGTCGACGGCGACCAGGAGTTCGCCGTCTACCTGCTGGCCGCCGGCGTGCCGGACGGCGCCCCGGCGAGCCCCAGCGGCACGCCCAGCCTGCCCGTCGACTTCCGTTATCCCGCGCCCACCGTGCTCTGGTGAGCGACCACCCCCGGAGGGTTGCCATGACCACGACCGACTTCTCCACCCTCGTCGAGGACGTGCCGCGGTTCCTCGACGACTCCTGGACCCGCGAGCCGCTGCTGCGCCGGGCCGCCTCGCCGAACGGCTTCGCCGACGTGCTGACCGTGGCCGAGGTGGGCCGGCTGCTGAGCTCGCCGACCCTGCGGCTGCCGTTCGTCCGGCTGGTCAAGGGCGGCGAGTCGGTGCCGGAGAGTGCCTACACCACCACCCGGCGGTTCGGCCACGGCACGGTCACCGACGCGGTCGACCGGGACCGGGTGCTGACCTACTTCCGGTCCGGCGCGACGATCGTGCTGGACGCGGTCGAGGCGTACGCCCCCGGGGTGGCCCGGATGTGCGCCGAGGCGGCCGCGACCCTGGGCTGCCCGGCCGACGCGGTGGCCTTCCTGACCCCGCCGGCGCGCAAGGGCCTGTCCCCGCACATCGACGACGAGGACGTCTTCGTCCTGCAGATCTCCGGCACCAAGCGCTGGCTGGTCCATCCGCAGCTGCGCCCGGTGCCGCTGACCCCGCGCACCCTGCTCGGCCAGGACCTCGGCGCGCCGCTGCTGGACGTGGTGCTCGGCCCCGGTGACGCGCTCTACGTCCCGCGCGGCACGCCGCACGAGGCCGCCTCGGTCGGCGGGCACTCGCTGCACGTGTCGCTGGCCGCGCGCCGGCCCACCCTGGACACGCTGGTCCAGGACGTGGTGCGGGAGGCGCTGGCGGCGGTGCCCGGGGACGCCGACGTCGACGCCGGCGTGCACCCGGAGTCGGTCGCCGTGCCGCTGGGCCGGCGGTTGGAGGCGGTGCGGGCACGCCTCGG contains:
- a CDS encoding SagB/ThcOx family dehydrogenase, encoding MKVRRHRHLVCRWEEDGLLVGVPDQRRWVKATPGLRALLDAADQWIDVDDLVEGLGESPGVRDAVDALRKMNLLTDDDTDTGDGSDELRAPWGWWGMTAQRFHTDARDANYLVNSPHRDETAAAIAADGNGPPAFKDYPDRPVVMLPRRPLPLHAPVDEVFAARRTHRCFTAEPVTLDQLSTVLFYTFAPQRFLDGGLFGVLQGRVSASAGARHEAECYVVVFNVVGVTPGLYHYSTRQHALELLRADVTRDELAELTYHQGPSYEGAFTCLTTAVANRLAWKYRHPRAYRLWMYDAGHYAQTFALTCTALGLGPFQTVAFADTELETFLGVDGDQEFAVYLLAAGVPDGAPASPSGTPSLPVDFRYPAPTVLW
- a CDS encoding cupin domain-containing protein; translation: MTTTDFSTLVEDVPRFLDDSWTREPLLRRAASPNGFADVLTVAEVGRLLSSPTLRLPFVRLVKGGESVPESAYTTTRRFGHGTVTDAVDRDRVLTYFRSGATIVLDAVEAYAPGVARMCAEAAATLGCPADAVAFLTPPARKGLSPHIDDEDVFVLQISGTKRWLVHPQLRPVPLTPRTLLGQDLGAPLLDVVLGPGDALYVPRGTPHEAASVGGHSLHVSLAARRPTLDTLVQDVVREALAAVPGDADVDAGVHPESVAVPLGRRLEAVRARLGQLGVAAVRAPGGASAAPSASIESILSGMDGLADENSRIRVPGTLRVEPAGDQVAADFGGFRAMFPAPLAAGLIRLAGGESVTLRELAAGGDVASVRAAASQLVLRGAFVLAA